Proteins from one Polynucleobacter wuianus genomic window:
- a CDS encoding acetyl-CoA carboxylase carboxyltransferase subunit alpha — MKTTFLDFEQQIAELESKIEELRFVQDESSVDISDEIKTLSEKSLQLTKDVYANLTPWQVSQVARHPQRPYTLDYVGALFTDFHELHGDRTFADDQSIIGGLARFDNQPCMVIGHQKGRDTKERALRNFGMSRPEGYRKAMRLMRLAEKFGIPVFTFVDTPGAFPGIDAEERNQSEAIGRNLYVQAELEVPIIATIIGEGGSGGALAIAMGDVVLMLQNSTYSVISPEGCASILWKTADKASEAAEQLGLTAQRLKALGLIDKIVAEPTGGAHRDYDVMMGNMRKALAESIKTFDGMKTDALLERRHERLMSYGKFKEITAKS, encoded by the coding sequence ATGAAAACGACTTTCCTGGATTTTGAGCAGCAAATCGCCGAATTAGAGTCAAAGATTGAAGAGCTGCGCTTTGTGCAAGATGAGTCATCGGTTGATATCTCCGATGAGATCAAAACGCTTTCCGAGAAAAGCCTTCAGCTCACAAAAGACGTTTATGCGAACTTAACACCTTGGCAGGTGTCACAAGTTGCGCGTCATCCTCAGCGTCCTTATACATTGGATTATGTTGGTGCTCTGTTCACTGACTTCCATGAGCTTCATGGTGATCGTACATTTGCAGATGATCAATCTATTATTGGTGGTTTAGCGCGTTTTGATAACCAGCCTTGTATGGTGATTGGCCATCAAAAGGGTCGCGACACTAAAGAACGTGCATTGCGTAATTTCGGGATGAGTCGTCCTGAGGGTTATCGCAAAGCTATGCGTCTCATGCGCCTTGCTGAAAAGTTTGGTATTCCAGTGTTTACCTTTGTCGATACGCCAGGAGCATTTCCTGGTATTGATGCAGAAGAGCGTAATCAATCCGAAGCGATTGGCCGTAACCTATACGTGCAAGCTGAGTTGGAAGTGCCTATCATCGCAACCATCATCGGCGAAGGTGGTTCTGGTGGTGCCCTCGCAATTGCGATGGGTGATGTCGTCTTGATGTTGCAAAACTCTACCTACTCCGTCATTTCCCCAGAGGGTTGTGCTTCTATTCTTTGGAAGACTGCAGATAAGGCCTCTGAGGCTGCCGAGCAGTTGGGCTTAACTGCACAACGCTTAAAGGCCTTAGGCCTAATTGACAAGATCGTAGCTGAGCCTACTGGTGGCGCTCATCGTGATTACGATGTGATGATGGGTAATATGCGCAAAGCCCTTGCTGAATCGATCAAAACCTTCGATGGCATGAAGACAGATGCATTACTTGAGCGTCGCCATGAGCGTCTAATGAGTTATGGCAAGTTCAAGGAAATCACAGCCAAGTCCTAA
- a CDS encoding DNA-3-methyladenine glycosylase family protein, protein MAKSLVAPVKEELILKEVAPDYWEQACRELMKHDRILKKLIPKYGSGFLVTRGDAFTTLARAIVGQQISVAAAQAVWDRVLIASKKKVNPKNILALTFEELRAAGLSGRKVEYIRDLAEHFDAGRLHANQWKDMDDESVIKELSSIRGIGRWTAEMFLIFNMVRPNILPLDDIGLIKAISLNYFSGEPVSRHEAREVAANWAPWRTVATWYMWRSIDPIPVEY, encoded by the coding sequence ATGGCGAAGAGCTTAGTGGCGCCGGTTAAAGAAGAGTTGATTCTCAAAGAAGTTGCTCCTGATTATTGGGAGCAAGCTTGTCGCGAGCTAATGAAGCATGACCGCATTCTAAAAAAACTCATCCCTAAATATGGATCTGGTTTTTTAGTTACTCGTGGCGATGCATTCACGACTTTGGCTAGGGCGATCGTGGGGCAGCAAATTTCTGTAGCAGCTGCCCAAGCGGTATGGGATCGTGTGCTCATCGCGAGTAAGAAAAAAGTGAATCCTAAAAATATCTTGGCGCTCACATTCGAAGAATTAAGGGCTGCAGGATTATCGGGTCGCAAGGTTGAATACATTCGGGATTTGGCCGAGCACTTTGATGCTGGCCGCTTACATGCCAATCAATGGAAAGACATGGATGATGAGAGTGTGATCAAAGAATTGAGCTCAATTCGCGGTATTGGTCGCTGGACGGCGGAAATGTTCCTCATCTTTAATATGGTTCGCCCTAATATCCTCCCCCTAGATGATATTGGTCTAATTAAGGCTATTTCCCTCAATTACTTCAGTGGTGAGCCTGTCAGCCGCCATGAGGCAAGGGAGGTGGCAGCCAACTGGGCCCCATGGCGTACAGTTGCCACTTGGTATATGTGGAGAAGTATCGACCCTATCCCAGTTGAATATTAA
- the tilS gene encoding tRNA lysidine(34) synthetase TilS, whose protein sequence is MASSRKSQPSPKSTKRIAVALSGGLDSVVLLDTVCKSQAKNKNTEIFVFHIHHGLQKQADDWLIFCEQLAKKYKVQFDFRLLHLNNAEGNIEARARAARYEALTDLCEEYGIEDLLLAHHQNDQAETVLLQLLRGAGVAGLSGMPISKAIQSGMRPITLWRPLLDQSRAELEAYAKEHKLKWIEDPSNQDRKYRRNAIRKDIIPKLEKIQPEAITNLARSASLLSDAQLLLDRLALQDGKEIFSNESLNTKPLLSLAKSDLPAANNILRFWLKLNELAMPSQERINAWWRDLSNVKADAQLEWTHDGKVIRLWRNQLQLASEPTGQWVFKAIAARSKHLGLPAAWVKELQAEGRIATKIRTGSEKLQTKSNSPRKTLKNLFQEADIPPWQRNAPLLYIDNQLIAVAGVGVSYPHLVQSGPRLWPEWQETS, encoded by the coding sequence ATGGCAAGTTCAAGGAAATCACAGCCAAGTCCTAAGTCTACAAAACGAATTGCGGTCGCCCTAAGTGGTGGCCTCGATTCGGTTGTACTGCTGGATACGGTTTGCAAATCGCAAGCTAAAAATAAAAACACAGAGATTTTTGTTTTTCATATTCATCATGGCCTTCAAAAACAGGCTGATGATTGGCTGATCTTTTGCGAGCAGCTTGCCAAGAAATATAAAGTGCAGTTTGATTTTCGCTTACTGCATCTCAATAATGCAGAGGGAAATATTGAGGCCAGGGCAAGGGCAGCTCGCTATGAAGCGTTAACTGATCTCTGCGAAGAATATGGCATCGAGGATCTACTACTAGCCCATCATCAGAACGATCAAGCAGAAACTGTTCTCCTCCAACTCCTGCGGGGTGCCGGCGTGGCAGGACTTTCAGGTATGCCTATCAGCAAAGCAATCCAATCAGGTATGAGGCCAATCACATTGTGGCGGCCACTGCTAGATCAAAGCAGGGCTGAGCTAGAGGCTTACGCGAAAGAGCATAAGCTCAAATGGATTGAAGATCCCAGTAATCAAGATCGCAAATATAGACGCAATGCAATTCGTAAGGACATCATTCCAAAATTAGAAAAGATTCAGCCAGAAGCGATTACCAATTTAGCGCGTAGTGCTAGCCTACTTAGTGATGCTCAGCTATTGTTGGATCGCCTGGCACTTCAAGATGGGAAAGAGATCTTTTCAAATGAAAGTCTCAATACAAAACCGCTATTGAGCTTAGCAAAGTCAGATCTACCGGCCGCAAATAACATCTTGCGTTTTTGGTTAAAGCTCAATGAGCTAGCTATGCCATCACAAGAGAGAATCAACGCTTGGTGGCGCGATCTTAGCAATGTGAAGGCTGACGCGCAACTGGAGTGGACTCATGACGGCAAAGTGATTCGATTGTGGCGAAATCAATTACAGCTAGCCTCTGAACCAACAGGACAGTGGGTATTTAAAGCCATCGCTGCCAGGAGTAAACATCTAGGACTTCCAGCTGCTTGGGTAAAAGAGCTTCAAGCGGAAGGGCGTATCGCTACCAAAATCAGGACTGGCTCGGAAAAGTTGCAGACCAAGTCCAATAGTCCCCGCAAAACTCTAAAGAACCTCTTTCAGGAGGCTGATATACCGCCTTGGCAACGTAATGCGCCTTTGCTCTATATCGACAATCAGCTCATTGCCGTTGCAGGTGTTGGTGTGAGCTATCCCCATCTTGTGCAATCTGGGCCGCGACTATGGCCAGAGTGGCAAGAGACGTCTTAG
- a CDS encoding inositol monophosphatase family protein, whose amino-acid sequence MHPMLNVAIKAARRAGTVINRASLNLERLQVDRKQHNDFVTEVDKAAEAAIIETLSEAYPSHGFLAEETGEHNTDAENVWIIDPLDGTTNFIHGFPQYAVSIALAVNGVTQQAVVYDPTRDELFTATRGAGAYVDRRRLRVGTQDRLANSLIGTGFPYREDQDLEKYLKIFAEMSRQCAGLRRPGAASLDLAYVAAGRYDGFFESDLKPWDMAAGALLITEAGGLIGNYRGEEGFLKSGEVMAANPRIYAQMVQCLSKYSAS is encoded by the coding sequence ATGCATCCCATGTTAAATGTGGCCATCAAGGCCGCCCGTCGTGCTGGAACCGTTATCAATCGCGCTTCTCTGAATTTAGAGCGTCTCCAGGTAGATCGTAAACAGCACAATGATTTTGTGACTGAGGTGGACAAAGCCGCGGAAGCGGCCATCATTGAGACCCTCAGTGAAGCCTATCCAAGCCATGGATTTTTGGCTGAAGAAACGGGCGAGCACAACACCGATGCAGAGAACGTATGGATCATTGATCCATTGGATGGCACAACCAATTTCATTCACGGCTTTCCGCAATATGCGGTATCGATTGCCTTAGCAGTCAATGGCGTTACACAACAAGCGGTAGTTTATGACCCAACTCGTGATGAACTCTTTACTGCAACGCGGGGCGCAGGCGCGTATGTAGATCGTCGGCGTTTGCGTGTGGGTACGCAAGATCGTTTGGCAAACTCATTAATTGGCACCGGTTTTCCTTATCGCGAAGATCAGGATCTAGAAAAGTATCTCAAGATATTTGCAGAGATGTCACGTCAGTGCGCTGGCTTGCGTCGTCCTGGCGCCGCTTCATTGGATTTGGCTTATGTTGCAGCGGGTCGTTACGATGGATTCTTCGAGAGTGATCTCAAGCCATGGGATATGGCTGCAGGCGCTTTGCTCATTACTGAGGCCGGTGGCTTAATCGGTAATTACCGAGGTGAAGAGGGTTTCCTCAAGAGCGGTGAAGTGATGGCTGCCAATCCGCGCATTTATGCGCAGATGGTACAGTGTCTTTCTAAATACTCAGCTTCTTAA
- a CDS encoding peptidylprolyl isomerase, with protein sequence MAKVLLKTNKGDITLTLDAAKAPKSVANFLQYVKNGHYDGTIFHRVINNFMIQGGGMTAGMKQKPTGAEIENEANNGLKNERGTIAMARTSDPHSATAQFFINVNDNDFLNHTAPNAQGWGYAVFGKVSDGMDVVDTIRKVKTGNAGFHQDVPAEDVVIEKASVLEE encoded by the coding sequence ATGGCGAAGGTACTACTAAAAACTAACAAGGGTGATATCACCCTCACACTCGATGCAGCTAAGGCACCAAAAAGCGTTGCAAACTTTTTACAATATGTGAAAAACGGGCACTACGATGGCACGATTTTTCATCGTGTGATTAATAACTTCATGATTCAGGGTGGTGGTATGACTGCTGGCATGAAACAAAAACCGACTGGCGCTGAGATTGAAAACGAAGCCAATAATGGTCTCAAGAATGAGCGCGGGACAATTGCCATGGCTCGTACTAGCGATCCCCATTCCGCCACTGCCCAGTTTTTTATTAACGTCAATGACAACGATTTCCTAAACCACACCGCTCCAAATGCTCAAGGCTGGGGCTATGCTGTATTTGGCAAAGTAAGCGATGGTATGGACGTTGTCGATACCATCCGTAAGGTGAAAACTGGCAATGCTGGCTTTCATCAAGATGTTCCTGCCGAGGATGTTGTGATTGAGAAGGCCTCTGTTCTCGAGGAATGA
- the cysE gene encoding serine O-acetyltransferase, with the protein MFNSLFDQVDSIIVRDPAARNRLEVITCYQGLHAVWLHRISHFLWNLGLKWIARVLSMVSRFITGIEIHPGAKIGRRVFLDHGLGIVIGETTEIGDDCTIYQGVTLGGTSLYKGVKRHPTLGKGVVVSAGAKVLGGFTVGDGARVGSNAVVLKEIPPGATAVGIPARILHPDLPQSADSKTKEYFSAYGVTPNVDDPVSMALKGLIDATIMQEAKIAQLEQALAKLSNTPSDAAGSSDTKRDLDAIKEWLKE; encoded by the coding sequence ATGTTTAATTCACTATTCGACCAAGTCGACTCCATCATCGTCCGCGATCCGGCAGCAAGAAATCGCCTTGAGGTAATTACCTGCTACCAGGGTTTACATGCTGTTTGGTTACATCGCATCTCCCATTTTTTATGGAACTTGGGTCTAAAATGGATTGCTCGCGTTCTCTCAATGGTGTCGCGCTTTATTACCGGCATTGAAATTCATCCGGGCGCCAAGATTGGTCGTCGCGTATTTTTAGATCACGGCCTCGGCATTGTGATTGGTGAGACCACAGAAATTGGCGATGACTGCACCATCTACCAAGGCGTAACCTTAGGTGGCACATCCCTCTATAAAGGAGTTAAGCGTCACCCTACTCTTGGTAAAGGAGTGGTAGTGAGCGCTGGCGCAAAAGTTCTCGGTGGATTTACTGTTGGCGATGGTGCACGCGTGGGATCTAACGCAGTAGTCTTAAAAGAAATTCCACCCGGGGCTACTGCTGTGGGTATTCCTGCGCGCATCTTGCATCCGGACTTACCACAGAGCGCAGATAGCAAAACCAAAGAATATTTTTCAGCTTATGGTGTTACACCCAATGTCGATGATCCAGTCTCTATGGCACTGAAGGGGTTGATTGATGCAACGATCATGCAAGAAGCAAAAATCGCCCAACTGGAGCAGGCGCTTGCCAAGCTAAGCAACACCCCATCTGATGCGGCAGGTAGCAGCGATACTAAACGCGACCTTGATGCCATCAAAGAATGGCTTAAAGAGTAA
- a CDS encoding tetratricopeptide repeat protein, with translation MFATLKAPISSLFTALAMVSSFLLVTGCSTPAQQLANAEIAAVNKQEATSPQAQTQAYLGSYGPTDPPRLSTDSPYDPLNPELSETVGVPFLSFLIIEPDPVTKNAVPSDVEKLVKARKYPDAIDLINAKLKKTPRNVQLRFVKARLQIELRDFDGAKKTLIEITQQFPELPEPYNNLAAIAANQNKWIEARDYLELALKLRPSYSTAAANLGEVYIRLGAKAYEDAAANTQLNQRLYANRAKYLLNLLKPQAKDPANSNPTLNNPSTNSPEGKLNNGEGTTKN, from the coding sequence ATGTTTGCGACCCTTAAAGCACCGATCTCCTCCCTTTTTACGGCTTTAGCCATGGTCTCCAGCTTTTTACTAGTGACTGGGTGTAGTACCCCTGCCCAGCAACTCGCAAACGCTGAAATTGCTGCTGTAAACAAACAAGAGGCTACTTCCCCACAAGCGCAAACACAAGCCTACTTAGGAAGTTATGGACCAACTGACCCACCAAGGCTATCTACCGACTCTCCATACGATCCGCTTAACCCTGAGCTTTCAGAGACCGTCGGCGTTCCATTTTTATCTTTCTTAATTATTGAGCCAGACCCGGTGACCAAAAATGCAGTGCCATCTGATGTGGAGAAATTAGTCAAAGCACGTAAATATCCAGATGCCATTGATTTAATTAATGCAAAGCTTAAAAAAACGCCACGCAATGTACAGCTACGTTTTGTCAAAGCACGCTTGCAAATCGAATTGCGTGATTTTGATGGTGCTAAGAAAACCTTGATCGAGATCACACAACAGTTCCCAGAATTACCGGAGCCGTATAACAATCTTGCAGCGATCGCAGCCAACCAAAATAAATGGATCGAAGCTCGCGACTATTTGGAGCTTGCTCTGAAGTTACGCCCTAGCTACAGCACCGCAGCAGCCAATTTAGGTGAGGTCTATATCCGACTGGGCGCTAAAGCCTATGAAGACGCCGCAGCCAATACTCAGTTGAATCAGCGACTATATGCCAACCGCGCAAAGTACCTACTCAATTTATTGAAGCCGCAGGCTAAAGATCCCGCTAACTCCAATCCCACTTTAAACAATCCATCCACTAACTCTCCAGAAGGCAAATTAAACAATGGCGAAGGTACTACTAAAAACTAA
- a CDS encoding RNA methyltransferase, with the protein MDINHTRLLRWVLVETSHPGNVGSAARALKTMGFADLRLINPKIKAMAEQSEAIALASGALDLLESSTESESFESAVQGCSLVLGLTSREREFGPPPLDWASARALITETVHNKGQVALVFGPERTGLENHHLSLCTHRVWLDANPDYPSLNLSQALMVCAYTLREAFSEGLSKDVSHPDISDFADPAAVAAMLEHWREGLEAIGYLDPSNPKKLMPRLEALFARSRLRKEEIDLLRGIAKQMLLRK; encoded by the coding sequence ATGGATATCAATCACACCCGCCTCCTGCGCTGGGTCCTTGTAGAAACAAGTCACCCTGGCAACGTAGGTTCAGCAGCTAGAGCCCTCAAAACAATGGGGTTTGCTGATCTTCGCCTAATCAATCCCAAAATTAAAGCTATGGCTGAGCAATCTGAGGCAATTGCCTTGGCTAGCGGTGCCCTTGACCTATTGGAGTCTTCTACAGAGTCAGAGTCATTTGAAAGTGCAGTTCAGGGTTGCTCTTTGGTCCTTGGGCTCACTAGCCGTGAACGGGAGTTTGGTCCCCCACCCTTAGATTGGGCATCTGCTCGTGCCCTCATCACTGAGACTGTACACAATAAAGGACAAGTTGCTCTGGTATTTGGACCTGAAAGAACAGGGCTTGAGAACCATCACCTGTCCTTATGCACCCACCGGGTTTGGTTAGACGCCAATCCTGACTACCCCTCTCTTAATCTTTCTCAAGCACTCATGGTCTGCGCTTATACCCTCAGAGAGGCTTTTTCAGAGGGGCTTAGCAAGGACGTAAGTCATCCTGACATATCGGACTTTGCTGACCCTGCAGCAGTCGCAGCCATGCTGGAGCACTGGCGTGAAGGGCTTGAAGCGATTGGCTACCTTGATCCTTCCAATCCTAAGAAGCTCATGCCCCGCCTAGAGGCTTTATTTGCTCGTAGCCGTCTGCGTAAGGAAGAAATTGACCTACTCAGAGGCATTGCAAAACAGATGCTCCTGAGAAAATAA
- the cysS gene encoding cysteine--tRNA ligase — protein MLQIYNTLSRSKEVFKPIILGKVKMYVCGMTVYDYCHIGHARVMIVFDMVVRWLRASGYEVLYVRNITDIDDKIINRAIENGEPISALTNRFIDAMHADSDELGLMHPDLEPRATDYITQMQGMIGRLIENELAYQAEDGDVNFAVRLLPRYGQLSGKSLDELNAGERVTVAGSKRDPLDFVLWKSAKPEEPADTRWGSPWGEGRPGWHIECSAMSCDLLGEHFDIHGGGADLQFPHHENEIAQSEGAMYGQNRKEDDAPFVNYWMHNGHIRVNQEKMSKSLGNFFLIRDVLKSYDPEVLRFFMLKAHYRSPINYSDAQLEEARAGLVRLYTALSQAPHSEKAMLDANHPWAKRFADAMNDDFNTPEAIAVLFDLASEVNRTQDQEKLLLASTLKSLGGALNFLQRDPTAFLQSGSKDQGGWSPEQIEEQIAARAAAKKAKDFAKADLIRKTLLEQGIVLEDKPGGITEWRRA, from the coding sequence ATGCTGCAAATCTATAACACCCTTAGCCGTTCTAAAGAGGTTTTTAAGCCCATCATACTGGGCAAGGTGAAGATGTATGTCTGCGGCATGACTGTCTACGATTATTGCCATATTGGCCATGCTAGGGTCATGATCGTATTTGATATGGTGGTTCGCTGGCTCAGAGCCAGTGGCTATGAAGTTCTTTATGTCCGCAATATTACTGATATTGACGACAAAATTATCAACCGCGCCATTGAGAATGGCGAGCCAATTTCTGCATTAACCAATCGCTTTATTGATGCTATGCATGCTGACTCTGATGAGTTGGGTCTGATGCATCCAGATCTAGAGCCTCGTGCTACTGATTACATTACGCAGATGCAGGGCATGATTGGTAGGCTCATTGAAAACGAATTGGCTTATCAAGCTGAGGATGGCGATGTTAATTTTGCAGTGCGTTTATTGCCACGTTATGGTCAGCTCTCTGGCAAATCACTCGATGAGCTTAATGCCGGTGAGCGGGTTACCGTAGCCGGTAGTAAACGCGATCCACTAGATTTTGTTTTGTGGAAAAGTGCCAAACCGGAAGAGCCGGCCGATACCCGTTGGGGTTCACCATGGGGCGAAGGTCGCCCAGGTTGGCATATCGAGTGCTCAGCCATGTCTTGTGACTTACTTGGCGAGCACTTTGATATACATGGTGGCGGAGCAGATCTGCAATTCCCGCACCACGAAAATGAAATCGCTCAAAGCGAAGGTGCTATGTATGGACAAAATCGCAAAGAGGACGATGCGCCCTTTGTGAACTATTGGATGCATAACGGGCATATTCGAGTTAATCAAGAAAAGATGTCTAAGTCATTGGGTAATTTCTTTTTGATTCGTGATGTTTTAAAAAGTTATGATCCTGAGGTATTGCGTTTCTTTATGCTTAAGGCACATTACCGCAGTCCGATCAACTACAGCGATGCGCAGCTAGAAGAGGCGCGCGCTGGATTAGTAAGGCTATATACCGCATTGTCACAAGCCCCTCATTCTGAAAAAGCTATGCTTGATGCTAATCATCCCTGGGCTAAGCGCTTTGCTGATGCAATGAATGACGACTTCAATACTCCTGAGGCAATCGCTGTGTTATTTGATTTAGCCAGCGAAGTCAATCGTACCCAAGATCAAGAAAAGCTGCTGCTTGCCAGCACCCTCAAGTCCTTAGGTGGGGCGCTTAATTTCCTGCAAAGAGATCCAACCGCTTTCTTGCAATCGGGATCTAAGGATCAAGGTGGCTGGAGTCCTGAGCAAATTGAAGAACAAATTGCGGCACGTGCTGCGGCTAAAAAAGCTAAAGATTTTGCTAAAGCAGATCTGATTCGCAAAACATTGCTTGAGCAGGGAATTGTATTGGAAGACAAACCTGGTGGCATTACCGAATGGCGAAGAGCTTAG
- a CDS encoding UDP-2,3-diacylglucosamine diphosphatase, producing the protein MIPQCASALLISDLHLTPSMPLTAQRFFDFCEKDAPQVQAVFILGDLFEYWVGDDASLHSPFQQEVKRALANLSSKTKTYYIHGNRDFLLGHIFLKKTGMTLLTDPSLVEIAGQQYLLAHGDALCTADMGYQAFRSWVRKPWLQKLFLALPIAWRRAIANHLRSNSHAQYQRNASASYSKNQIKTNVTLEACAATLRSHASDKLIHGHTHLPAHHQESFGEQLWQRWVLSDWDLDHPEGARPRASALLINEQGVRSIDLVKS; encoded by the coding sequence ATGATCCCGCAATGCGCGAGCGCGCTGCTCATCTCAGACTTACATCTGACGCCGTCAATGCCCTTGACTGCGCAGCGCTTTTTTGACTTCTGCGAAAAAGATGCCCCTCAGGTACAGGCTGTATTTATTTTGGGTGACTTATTTGAATATTGGGTTGGCGACGATGCTTCATTGCACTCCCCTTTTCAGCAAGAAGTAAAACGCGCCCTCGCCAATCTTTCTAGCAAGACGAAAACATATTACATACATGGCAATCGCGATTTTTTGCTTGGTCATATCTTCTTAAAAAAGACTGGTATGACTCTACTGACTGATCCTTCACTTGTTGAAATTGCTGGTCAACAATATCTTCTTGCCCATGGTGATGCCTTATGTACTGCAGATATGGGTTACCAAGCTTTTCGTAGCTGGGTCAGAAAACCTTGGTTGCAAAAACTATTTCTCGCCCTTCCTATAGCTTGGCGTCGAGCCATTGCCAACCATTTACGTAGCAATAGCCATGCGCAATATCAACGCAATGCTAGTGCCTCGTATAGCAAGAACCAAATCAAGACAAATGTCACCCTCGAGGCCTGCGCTGCGACCCTTCGCAGTCACGCTAGTGATAAGTTGATCCATGGGCATACCCATTTGCCTGCACACCACCAAGAATCCTTTGGCGAGCAATTATGGCAACGCTGGGTTTTGTCAGACTGGGATTTAGATCATCCAGAAGGCGCTCGCCCAAGAGCAAGCGCACTCCTGATCAATGAGCAGGGTGTACGCTCAATTGATCTGGTGAAGTCTTGA